In Magnolia sinica isolate HGM2019 chromosome 16, MsV1, whole genome shotgun sequence, the genomic window TTGAATACGCATGGTACTACTATTAGTAGTGGAGCATGGAATGTAGTTGGATGTACGTGGCATATCATTCTACataggataaattttattttattttagaactctAAATGTAGTAATGTTTAActtgattttcttatttcaagttaagttaaataatCATACATCGATGTAATAACAAATTATATAATTAGTGATCTTAGtatgtgtttaaattttaaagcttTGGGCTATGGTgggagaaaatgaaatgcatgtgaaATTGTCAtactttatatttatatttttataggTCATGGGTCTGGAATTCGGGTCCTGAACACCTTATTCGGGTACccaaattttggggcgtgacacaaataCTAgtctgatttaaaacttcttggtcgattataaaattttaatggttagtagccattgtttcctgtggcatgtgaatttgctttaattttgagaccatgccctaaaatgatctttcaaaatggatggagggcatggatgtaaggcacatacataaaggttggccccacagtcagggataaAGGTGGGCACGAGACGACTtgatccggctaactcgactcgtctgacttgacccgaaccgaatgggtgagtcggtctgaaccgagtaagcttcacccaatccgaattcaaattgagtcgagttcgagttacccagtaactcgacctgaAACACGATCcagttagactcgactcgatccgaaacccgactcgacccaactctctaaccctaccccgacccgatcccaacccctctctctccctccctcattctcctcttccaagcccggcaaccacccaccaccattaccctcctcctcctcctctctctcctctcctctccctcccccatcctcctcctcttcctcttccaagcctggcaaccacccaccaccatcaccctcctcctactcctcctctctctcctctccactccctccctccctcctttcCTCATCTCTCAATATGACTCGTACTTTTGACCGGATTGGACTCGGTCCGATCAGTCCAGGCCACACCaaactcggatcgagttgggcatgctagactcggtatcgagttggatcgagtatgggtcaggcctatttcaaaactagatcaaagttgagtcagccctaactcagtccgacctgactcgatgcccacctctggACTTAGAGATCAACAGAATCTGCGACTGCGTACGTAAGCCCATCTCTGACTAACCAGTGGCCTCTGTCCACGTCGCGACACAAGCTAGTTGGACGTGGATTACATACTACCCCcgccgtccctagctccgaatgggcagttatgtgggtgggcccaccatgatgtatctgtacatccaagctgtAAATcccttttttcagattatttcaaggcatgagcacaaaaatgaggcagatccaacgctcaagtggaccacaccaaataataagcttggttgcattaaaatgcacaaagcattaaatgtcaattGCATtcaatgcaagagtcatctgtggtgtggtccattttaccgttggatctatctcatttttgttttgatgccttaaaataatctaagaaaagggatagacggcttggatgtacagatacatcacggtgggcccgcccacagaactgcccgttcggagctagggacgggtgggggtggtacgcaatccgcgtccagctgTGTTGTGTTGGGGTCCCCGTGCAATCCGCTCCCTTCGATTTTTTGCCAAAACTTTGAAAATGCCTACGCTCTTTGCCCTAAAGATCCTCGGTCTCAATTTCAGTATTTAGAAATAATAGTTCCGCACGCCTCACTACAAGCGCTACAAACAGACGCTCAACATTTTCCATCTAACATATGTGTAACAAATCTGGAACGTCCATTGATTTTACCCAAGAATACCATTTATTATTCAAAAATTTTTTCCACTATCGGTGGCCCACACATCTACTAAGAAATGAACAGCCATGAGATAATAACAAACGGCACACGTTCAATGTTCGCGTGTGTCTTTCATGTATACATATGATGAACGTCTTCATTGTTATATACTACCAATTTCCTAAGTTAAACATATGATGAACGTCTCAGATCTCATGTATACATAACAAATTTGCATGTGTGATTCTTCCAAGATCGGCGCTTGAAGATGATGCGTCTGGAATTAGTATTCTAAAAATTTTGAAGGCAAAGAGCGCTCAAGGAGAAAACGTTTATACTCCCTCGGAGTACGAtagttgatacacatgcactcagaAATCGTACACGTGGAGATCAAATCAAAACCGTGTAAAAGTGGGAActtttttaaattaaactaaaatatataattaaatgACTATTAACTAGCCATCTGGTGGAGATCTAAGCGATGGAGGAAACAGAACAGTCAAAGGCCTGGATTCCAGAGTTACTACTCAATTAATTCAGAGTCGTCATTGCCTATTTAACATGATTTAGAACTGAGATAGATGCATAGGCTTTATGATTAGGATACTTTAGTTACAGTACGCCACATGTACATTTCTTATGTGCATGTGCATGAACTGTCACGCTCCGACAGAGTATATTAAATATCGGGAAATTATATGATACTCAGCAGCGTATGCTACTTGATACGCATGGggtcagaaattgtacacgtggcatacattaaagaaaattaaaccgactaaaatgTGAATTTCACTATATGTAAGTCataatacaaaaatcagcttgttTAGAGAATCCTAATatctgattagtggacacttgtttgttgaaataggaccattggatttttttattcttaagcGCCCAAAAAGTGTTCAGCAAtagatagtcagataatcaaataaacgtAGACTTTGGCTCATGATACagctaaactgggacccataatttggacagttttatTGAGTCGTACGCCACGTATGTAAAGTgcccgtgtatcatccatcacactctgccagagtatcaattctCTTTAAATATCTTCTCCCGCTCAAAACTCCCATTTCCTCATTTCTCCCTCCCTCCAACGCATTccttcaaaaaatagaaaaagcccTAAAATCTgcaaaaccctctctctctctctctctctctctctctctctctcatggcgtCGATCAAGACCTCCTCTCGCTACCCATCGTACGACGCTCGTTCTTCCACGTCATCACACCCATCTGACATCTCCTCCTCAACGGAGTTCCGACCCCCCACCACCACCCGCAGATCACCGTCAGATCCAATGCCAACGTCCCAGAATTCATCTCGCATCCTCGCCCGGACCAAATCTGCGGATATCATCAGGGCGAAGAACTCGCAGAACTTCAGCTCCATGGTCAAGAAATTCATGGAGAAGAGGTCAAAGCCGAAGTCCGATCGGACGGGCTTGATCATTCCGGCTGATTTCATCGCAGCGGATCTGAAGAAGAAGGGTGCGAAGAACTCGAATCTCTCGTCCCTGCCAAAGAAGCTGTTTCAGAAGGCGGTGACAGGGTCCGCATCAAAGAAGGATTGGTCGGGGGAGACGAAGGCACTAACGGAGGTGAAGTCCAACACGCGGACTCTGGCAATGGTGCTGAGGAGCGAGAGAGATCTGCTGAGCCAGAACAAGGTGTACGAGGCTGAGATCCAGGAGCTGAGGCTGATGCTCGAAGACAAAAACAGAGAAGTAATTCAAAATTCCTCTTTTTCCCTTTTCATTGCAGGGTAATGATATAATACCTCGATCCGAAATTTTCAAATcatgggtggaccccacagtgtatGGGGGAATAACCCTAAAAAGTCGAATCAATCTAAGTATTTGATTTGTGGATACTAAATGGACGATTGAGAAGAGAAGTAATTGACTGTCTAAAGGGAGATTAATTGGTAGAGCctgtcatggatggccatgtttcaAAACTCACTCTGATCTGATGTTTGTAGACGTCATGCTGCTTTGCATTTCTTTGCTTAATGTGGGCTgttggcccctttttttttttttgaaatactgCTGAAGGACGTATATCAGAGGGCTAGGATCATCTGCTATATGGTTTTTGAATTCTTTTCCATCCACAGTAGAGGAAACTAGTTGGGTGGTCCCAATTAATAATTGGCCTTGACATGTTGATTGTGGAGAGATGGCTCTGTCACATCACATCGTGTGAATCCAGCGACTCACATCCATTCTAGTTGTCGTGACACAAttaagttgtgtttggatgccaccCATATTTCATTTTCATTAAGGCCTGTAGATGGAGctaactgtaaatgatttacacagTCTGTGTTTGAATGCTGAAAAATGCCCCCATTTGATTTATAGGCAAAAAGCTGGGATTTCATTTACCGGCTCTACATTTACAGCCTAACGGGTATAAATAGAAATGCTCTCCATTTACAGCCTTATGGTTATAGATGGAAAGATTGACTCAATTTAAAagctatccaaacacagacaatcatttTCATTAAAGCCTGTAGATGGAGctaactgtaaatgatttacacagTTTGTGTTTGAATGCTGAAAAATGCCCCCATTTGATTTATAGGCAAAAAGctaggatttcatttacaggctctaCATTTACAGCCTAACGGCTATAAATGGAAATGCTCTCCATTTACAGCCTTATGGTTATAAATGGAAAGATTGACTCAATTTAAAAGCTATCCAAACACATACAATCATTTtacctataaatcatttacatcttACATCAAAACAAGACAGGTTGTAAATGATTTAGgcttaaaccatttacaggcatccaaacgacccctaaatctGCAAGtgacatttttcttttttccttaaaaaaaattgGGGTCAGGGAAGGGGTTGCATGACTGCCTCTCATGCAAGTCTTAAAATATGAGTTGTTTTCAAGAATCCAAACTCTTCATCTAACTCACTATTAGAAAAAACACATGGGGGGAAAAGCTTCAGGTCCATTGGAGAGTTGAGTGGGTCACAATCACATATTCAATTGTAGCCATTGGTGTGTTTGTGACTGGAGCAGTCTAGCTCTTGTTGAGATAAAAAATGCATCAGAACACATTTTTAGTGGAgagtccaaacacacccttatgtTATCGAAGTTTTCCATTCTGAAGAAGGATTGTGCAGTGCCTTCCCAAATTAGAGTTGTTCCTCATCCACATAGCATTCCTCATAGGTGGTGCACACTTCCTGCaacccagatctttcatctggcGGCCCTTACTGTTGATGTATGGTTTGATTAAACACTCTTCCATTGTACAGTTCGATCCATCTGATTCATGTACTCTTCTCTTGTTGCAAATGGACCATTTGTTATAATTCTCTGACCATCCAACTGctgtctgattttattttttcctggATGGCCAGGGTTGTCCTCTGGGAGAGCCCCTTGCATCTTTGTACATCAATAAGTCAGGGTGCCCCACCTGTATGGAATGTTGGCAATTTAGGCCTAACATCACATGTCTAAGCCCTCTTCTACTAATATGTATTGAAAAGCTGGTtgtggaattttttatttttgttctgcTGGTTTTTCTAGGTCGAAAAGTTGAAGGATTTGTGTCTCAACCAAAGGGAGGAAATCAAAGCATTGAAAAATGCAATCCTATTCCCCGATGCCATGAATTCCCAGCTTCACGAGCTTTTAGAGAAGCAAGGGTCGGAGCTAAAGCAAGCAAAGCAGGTGATTCCGACTCTACAAAAGCAAGTAACTTCTCTTACGGGCCAGCTCCAATGCCTTGCAGAGGATCTTGCTGAGGTATAATGctgtttttatttgcttaattTATTTAGACTGTATTTGAATGTTAATGGAATTGCAATGTTTAATTCAATAACATAGTAGGTGTTAGCCCCGATCCGTTCATAATTAGAGATTAATCCAAAGACAATTCAGATTGTTTTATGTCAACTTGAAATGCATGGATTGCAGTTAGGGTTTGGTTGGAAATGAAACAAAACAATGTCTCCTTTATTTGGCCATTTCATATTTAGTTGAACTTTTGCAATCTAGTTCGACTACACTTCGAGTTTTTTGGTTAAATTGGGACTATAACTTGTAATAATTGAGTTAGGAGGACATGTGACTTGCATCACATGTTAGGAGATTGATTTAGTTTTCATGTCCATATGAAGACTCAATTCCTTTAGTTGTATATTTCCCATAATATAATTCAAATTGTTTTGTGCCCATGCCTGATTTGACGGAATCTGTCTTCCCTTTTCCTTAATCATTTAGGTAATTCATTTAGAGGCCTGGTCCACCTGGATGAATTGACTTAGGCTAGTAAATGAAAAAGTAGTTAGGTTGAACTTGTGTTAGAGACCAACATGGATTGTgtgtgattctaaagaatcacttttgttaggtaaTGTGAAAAACACATCCATTgtttggaaaaaggatggctatagaaaataaggccaatcaATGATGGATCGGATCATCTAATGAGTGTAAATTTTGCATGGCAGCCCATGAAATATTATTTTAACTTAatgacagttcagattgatttaGTGGTCTGTCCAAGTGAACCGATACAACTTG contains:
- the LOC131229435 gene encoding uncharacterized protein LOC131229435 isoform X2: MASIKTSSRYPSYDARSSTSSHPSDISSSTEFRPPTTTRRSPSDPMPTSQNSSRILARTKSADIIRAKNSQNFSSMVKKFMEKRSKPKSDRTGLIIPADFIAADLKKKGAKNSNLSSLPKKLFQKAVTGSASKKDWSGETKALTEVKSNTRTLAMVLRSERDLLSQNKVYEAEIQELRLMLEDKNREVEKLKDLCLNQREEIKALKNAILFPDAMNSQLHELLEKQGSELKQAKQVKADKYATRACFEGHISSPRTPMYDQEASNSLEFSSGDPMTPGGSPDDMFLNDLNPCLTPCFSKMKSKECEEMMGDDSQHEDSSFGSITQVYRQEKCLSSNGGKMSKSSEYSQRPSLGSSGNATRAARKSDESKCSFRKPTHQKLFRF
- the LOC131229435 gene encoding uncharacterized protein LOC131229435 isoform X1; this encodes MASIKTSSRYPSYDARSSTSSHPSDISSSTEFRPPTTTRRSPSDPMPTSQNSSRILARTKSADIIRAKNSQNFSSMVKKFMEKRSKPKSDRTGLIIPADFIAADLKKKGAKNSNLSSLPKKLFQKAVTGSASKKDWSGETKALTEVKSNTRTLAMVLRSERDLLSQNKVYEAEIQELRLMLEDKNREVEKLKDLCLNQREEIKALKNAILFPDAMNSQLHELLEKQGSELKQAKQVIPTLQKQVTSLTGQLQCLAEDLAEVKADKYATRACFEGHISSPRTPMYDQEASNSLEFSSGDPMTPGGSPDDMFLNDLNPCLTPCFSKMKSKECEEMMGDDSQHEDSSFGSITQVYRQEKCLSSNGGKMSKSSEYSQRPSLGSSGNATRAARKSDESKCSFRKPTHQKLFRF